The Deinococcus sonorensis KR-87 genome includes a window with the following:
- the galK gene encoding galactokinase, which translates to MTNHDPHTAAFSKLFGHQPQASASAPGRVNLLGEHTDYQGGFVLPTAIPQQATVLLSRNGLRQHRLHSANLEQTLEVEVGSVGTGFAPYLTGCLNLTGTQEGMDVYIHSDVPSGGLSSSAALELATLRALRQLSDLKLDDVELALMGVRVEHEFVGVMCGVMDQMASSLANTSAMLFLDTRSLERQVLPFPAGAEVLVLDSGVPRRLAESGYNTRRGEVEEASRQLGVAQLRDVRDIQQMETLPEPLRRRARHVVSENARVLEALHADAAHFGQLMNASHASLRDDYEVSHPQVDELVALLQAHPQVLGARMTGAGFGGACVALVVAGQASAVTAEVLPRYSGQGKQVVP; encoded by the coding sequence GTGACCAACCACGACCCCCATACGGCCGCTTTTTCGAAGCTCTTTGGCCACCAGCCGCAAGCCAGCGCCAGCGCGCCGGGCCGCGTGAACCTGCTGGGCGAGCACACCGACTACCAGGGCGGCTTCGTGCTGCCGACCGCCATCCCTCAGCAGGCCACCGTGCTGCTGAGCCGCAACGGCCTGCGCCAGCACCGCCTGCACAGCGCCAACCTGGAGCAGACGCTGGAGGTGGAGGTGGGCTCGGTGGGCACCGGCTTCGCGCCGTATCTGACCGGCTGCCTCAACCTGACCGGCACCCAGGAAGGTATGGACGTGTACATCCACAGCGACGTGCCGTCCGGCGGCCTGTCGAGCAGCGCGGCGCTGGAACTGGCCACCCTGCGGGCGCTGCGGCAGCTCTCCGATCTGAAGCTGGATGACGTGGAGCTGGCCCTGATGGGCGTGCGGGTTGAGCATGAGTTCGTGGGCGTGATGTGCGGCGTGATGGATCAGATGGCCAGCAGCCTCGCCAACACCAGCGCGATGCTGTTCCTGGACACCCGCAGCCTGGAGCGTCAGGTGCTGCCGTTCCCGGCCGGGGCCGAGGTGCTGGTGCTGGACAGTGGCGTGCCGCGCCGGCTGGCCGAGAGCGGCTACAACACCCGCCGCGGCGAGGTCGAGGAGGCCAGCCGTCAGCTGGGCGTGGCCCAGTTGCGCGACGTGCGGGACATTCAGCAGATGGAGACGCTGCCGGAACCGCTGCGCCGCCGGGCCCGGCACGTGGTCTCTGAGAACGCCCGGGTGCTGGAGGCGCTGCACGCGGACGCCGCCCACTTCGGGCAGCTGATGAACGCCTCGCACGCCAGCCTGCGCGACGATTACGAGGTGTCGCATCCGCAGGTGGATGAGCTGGTGGCGCTGCTGCAGGCGCATCCGCAGGTGCTGGGCGCCCGCATGACCGGCGCCGGCTTTGGCGGCGCGTGTGTGGCGCTGGTAGTGGCCGGTCAGGCGTCGGCGGTGACCGCCGAGGTGCTGCCGCGCTACAGCGGCCAGGGCAAACAGGTGGTGCCCTGA
- the lepB gene encoding signal peptidase I, translated as MSEPSTARSPLRRFWREWILSAALPIWLVITFLFTLARVDGSSMNPTLHSGDVALLLKYPRWLRAWGVWDGYPRHGDIVIFKAPAESEYAWQTGLFGQRYRPYNIKRVIGLPGDTVGVSGGHVQLNGHPLAEPYASGDTPQDEPAVRVPPGRIYVLGDNRIIGESVDSRYYGPVSLSDVAGPANLHLGLGGSAAP; from the coding sequence GTGTCTGAACCGAGCACCGCCCGCTCCCCACTGCGCCGATTCTGGCGCGAGTGGATCTTGAGCGCCGCGCTGCCCATCTGGCTGGTGATCACGTTTCTGTTCACGCTGGCGCGGGTGGACGGCAGCAGCATGAACCCCACCCTGCACTCCGGAGATGTGGCGCTGCTGCTCAAATACCCGCGCTGGCTGCGCGCCTGGGGCGTGTGGGACGGCTACCCCCGGCACGGCGACATCGTGATCTTCAAGGCGCCGGCGGAGAGCGAGTACGCCTGGCAGACCGGCCTGTTCGGGCAGCGCTACCGGCCCTACAACATCAAGCGGGTGATCGGGCTGCCCGGCGACACGGTGGGCGTGAGCGGCGGCCACGTGCAGCTGAATGGCCACCCGCTGGCGGAGCCGTACGCCAGCGGCGACACGCCGCAGGACGAGCCGGCGGTGCGAGTACCGCCGGGCCGCATCTATGTGCTGGGCGATAACCGGATCATCGGGGAGAGCGTGGATTCCCGCTACTACGGTCCGGTGTCGCTCTCGGACGTGGCGGGGCCCGCCAACCTGCATCTGGGCCTGGGCGGGTCAGCTGCACCCTGA
- the polA gene encoding DNA polymerase I — MTASAPTPSTLVLIDGHALAFRSYFALPPLTNRQGEATNAILGFLRLTLRLVKQRSNQVIVVFDPPVKTFRHEQFDGYKSGRADTPADLPKQINRIREIVDALGLPRLEEPGYEADDVIASLTRKAEGTGMQVRIVTSDRDAYQLLDDHVKVIANDFSLIGPEQVLEKYGVTVRQWVDYRALTGDASDNIPGAKGIGPKTASKLLQEYGTLEGIYAAAHAGTLKPDGTRQKLLDSEEAVQFSHQLSSMVTDLPLEVELGSGRLPGNPARLDELLTELDLHSVKRDVAGLNGQESVMPDSVLEAEHQAGGEGEDREPAAGPLAVPRQAEWRTPREGVVWGYRLSREDDLTAALLDAATFEADDAAGVVRVAPTRQPDEWSPQDPAGAQDGLFGGEAGAAPLTKTQQKAAEKAQREREKAAARLREQFPATVDEAEFVGQRSVTAAGAKALAAHLSVRGTVVEPGDDPLLMAYLLDPANTTMSAVTERYLDQRWPDDAAGRAALSAQLLHHLPAQLDDARRTLYDQMERPLSAVLARMEVRGVRLDSAYLRGLAMSTGARIATLEQQIYAHAGREFQIRSRDQLEAMLYDELGLASGKKTKLAGKRSTAVAALEPLRDEHPIIPALLEFRELEKLRGTYLDPLPNLVNPRTGRLHTTFAQAAVATGRLSSLNPNLQNIPIRSEVGREIRKGFIADDGYCLIAADYSQIELRLLAHIADDPLMQQAFQEGADIHRRTAAQVLGLNEATVTPDQRRAAKTVNFGVLYGMSAHRLSNDLGIPYADAAGFIETYFSTYPGIRAYIDRTLEFGRQNGYVETMFGRRRYVPELTSGNRNVREAGERVAYNMPIQGTAADIIKLAMIRLDRELEPLGARLLLQVHDELLVEAPSERADEVAAVMREMMEGAMVLKVPLRVEVGTGPNWYDAK; from the coding sequence ATGACTGCTTCCGCCCCCACCCCCTCGACCCTCGTCCTGATCGACGGGCATGCGCTGGCGTTCCGCTCGTACTTCGCGCTGCCGCCGCTGACCAACCGGCAGGGCGAGGCGACCAACGCCATCCTGGGCTTTCTGCGCCTCACGCTGCGGCTGGTCAAGCAGCGCAGCAATCAGGTGATCGTGGTGTTCGACCCGCCGGTCAAGACCTTCCGCCACGAGCAGTTCGACGGCTACAAGTCGGGCCGCGCCGACACGCCGGCGGATCTGCCCAAGCAGATCAACCGCATCCGCGAGATCGTGGACGCGCTGGGCCTGCCGCGGCTGGAGGAACCCGGCTACGAAGCCGACGACGTGATCGCCTCGCTGACCCGCAAGGCCGAGGGCACCGGGATGCAGGTGCGGATCGTGACCAGCGACCGCGACGCCTATCAGCTGCTGGACGACCACGTGAAGGTGATCGCCAACGACTTCTCGCTGATCGGGCCAGAGCAGGTGCTGGAGAAGTACGGCGTGACGGTGCGGCAGTGGGTGGACTACCGCGCCCTGACCGGAGACGCCAGCGACAACATTCCCGGCGCGAAGGGGATTGGACCCAAGACCGCCTCCAAGCTGCTGCAGGAATACGGCACGCTGGAGGGCATCTATGCGGCGGCCCACGCCGGCACCCTGAAGCCGGACGGCACCCGCCAGAAGCTGCTGGACTCGGAGGAGGCGGTGCAATTCAGCCACCAGCTGTCGTCCATGGTCACCGACCTGCCGCTTGAGGTGGAGCTGGGCAGCGGGCGGCTGCCGGGCAACCCGGCGCGCCTGGACGAGTTGCTGACCGAGCTGGACCTGCACTCGGTGAAGCGCGACGTGGCCGGGCTGAACGGCCAGGAGAGCGTGATGCCGGACAGCGTGCTGGAAGCGGAACATCAGGCGGGCGGCGAGGGCGAGGACCGTGAGCCGGCCGCCGGACCCCTGGCCGTGCCCCGGCAGGCCGAGTGGCGCACCCCGCGCGAGGGCGTGGTGTGGGGCTACCGCCTGTCGCGCGAGGACGACCTGACGGCGGCGCTGCTGGACGCCGCGACCTTCGAGGCCGATGACGCGGCCGGCGTGGTGCGGGTGGCCCCCACCCGGCAGCCGGACGAGTGGTCCCCCCAGGACCCGGCGGGCGCGCAGGACGGTCTGTTCGGCGGGGAGGCGGGCGCGGCCCCGCTGACCAAGACCCAGCAGAAGGCGGCCGAGAAGGCGCAGCGAGAGCGCGAGAAGGCGGCGGCCCGGCTGCGCGAACAGTTCCCGGCCACCGTGGACGAGGCCGAATTCGTCGGGCAGCGCTCGGTTACGGCAGCCGGGGCCAAGGCGCTGGCCGCCCACCTGAGCGTGCGCGGCACGGTGGTGGAGCCGGGCGACGACCCGCTGCTGATGGCTTACCTGCTGGACCCGGCCAACACCACCATGAGTGCCGTGACCGAGCGCTACCTGGACCAGCGCTGGCCGGATGACGCAGCGGGCCGGGCGGCCCTGAGCGCCCAGCTGCTCCACCACCTGCCGGCCCAGTTGGACGACGCCCGCCGCACGCTCTACGACCAGATGGAACGGCCGCTGTCGGCGGTGCTGGCGCGGATGGAGGTACGGGGTGTGCGGCTGGACAGCGCCTACCTGCGCGGGCTGGCGATGTCTACCGGCGCGCGCATTGCCACGCTGGAACAGCAGATCTACGCCCATGCGGGGCGTGAATTCCAGATCCGCAGCCGCGACCAGCTGGAGGCGATGCTGTACGACGAGCTGGGCCTCGCCAGCGGCAAGAAGACCAAGCTGGCCGGCAAGCGCAGCACCGCCGTGGCCGCGCTGGAGCCGCTGCGCGACGAGCACCCGATCATTCCGGCGCTGCTGGAATTCCGCGAGCTGGAAAAACTGCGCGGCACCTACCTCGATCCGCTGCCGAACCTGGTCAACCCGCGCACCGGCCGGCTACACACCACCTTTGCCCAGGCGGCCGTGGCCACCGGGCGGCTGAGCAGCCTGAACCCCAACCTGCAGAACATCCCGATCCGCTCGGAGGTGGGCCGCGAGATCCGCAAGGGCTTCATCGCGGACGACGGGTACTGCCTGATCGCCGCCGACTACTCGCAGATCGAGCTGCGGCTGCTGGCGCACATCGCGGACGATCCGCTGATGCAGCAGGCCTTCCAGGAGGGCGCCGACATTCACCGCCGCACCGCCGCGCAGGTGCTGGGTCTGAACGAGGCCACCGTCACGCCGGACCAGCGCCGCGCCGCCAAGACCGTCAACTTCGGCGTGCTGTACGGCATGAGTGCCCACCGGCTCTCCAACGACCTGGGCATTCCCTACGCCGACGCCGCCGGCTTCATCGAGACGTACTTCAGCACCTACCCGGGCATCCGCGCCTACATTGACCGGACGCTGGAATTCGGGCGGCAGAACGGCTACGTGGAGACCATGTTCGGGCGGCGCCGCTACGTGCCGGAGCTGACCAGCGGCAACCGCAACGTGCGCGAGGCCGGCGAGCGGGTGGCCTACAACATGCCGATCCAGGGCACCGCCGCCGACATCATCAAGCTGGCGATGATCCGGCTGGACCGGGAACTGGAACCGCTGGGCGCCCGGCTGCTGCTGCAGGTGCACGACGAACTGCTGGTGGAAGCGCCCTCCGAGCGCGCCGATGAGGTGGCGGCCGTGATGCGCGAGATGATGGAAGGGGCGATGGTGCTGAAGGTGCCGCTCCGGGTGGAGGTGGGCACCGGCCCCAACTGGTACGACGCCAAGTAA
- the mutL gene encoding DNA mismatch repair endonuclease MutL: protein MTAIRILPPDVARQIAAGEVVSRPLDAVRELLDNALDAGASRIEVELEDGGLTLLRVRDNGAGISADQVPLAPLRHATSKLETVERVTTLGFRGEALWAMSQAGKLRMQTRPAAQLGAAELLAHGDDVSVRRVTAPAGTTVTVSGLFSHLPARLRTQAPAASEVREITALMGRYVLHHPALHWRLSVDGEPRLSHAPGDTRTAVASVYGPLSANRVIRVDRTQDRLQLSGVLSRPELTRARRDRMHLSVNGRPVSLPPELEKAIIDGYAELLPAGQAPLCVLDLTLPPEDVNPNVHPAKAVVALADLSQLAGLLKEAVAAALLSTPLAGPAPALRMPGAAPAQASGHFPALTALGVHAELYLLAEGEGDLWIVDTHAAHERVLYEQLGRALDETPALELPEPELLQLTPVQLARLHERGDELRSWGLDIQDFGAGLARLRSLPAAFAALAVPRLHELIVETALGDLPDPRRELLGRLACAPALRAGHVTLGLGARTLEQLGTCDQPWACPHGRPTVLRLSERDLAHAFGRRSPRDLARGRDVTERPVVAEAAE from the coding sequence ATGACTGCCATCCGCATCCTGCCGCCCGATGTCGCCCGCCAGATCGCGGCCGGCGAGGTGGTGTCGCGCCCGCTGGACGCGGTGCGCGAGCTGCTGGACAACGCGCTGGACGCGGGTGCCAGCCGCATCGAGGTGGAGCTGGAGGACGGCGGCCTGACGCTGCTGCGGGTGCGCGACAACGGGGCGGGCATCTCGGCCGATCAGGTGCCGCTGGCGCCGCTGCGCCACGCGACCAGCAAGCTGGAGACGGTGGAGCGGGTGACCACCCTGGGCTTCCGGGGGGAGGCGCTGTGGGCGATGAGTCAGGCCGGAAAGCTGCGAATGCAGACCCGCCCGGCCGCCCAGCTGGGGGCGGCCGAGCTGCTGGCGCACGGCGACGACGTGTCGGTCCGCCGCGTGACGGCGCCGGCCGGCACCACCGTGACGGTCAGCGGCCTGTTTTCGCATCTGCCGGCCCGCCTGCGCACCCAGGCGCCGGCGGCCAGCGAGGTGCGCGAGATCACGGCGCTGATGGGCCGCTACGTGCTGCACCATCCGGCCCTGCACTGGCGCCTGAGCGTGGACGGAGAGCCGCGCCTCTCGCACGCGCCCGGCGACACCCGCACGGCGGTGGCCAGCGTGTACGGCCCGCTGAGCGCCAACCGGGTGATCCGGGTGGACCGCACCCAGGACCGCTTGCAGCTGAGCGGCGTGCTGAGCCGTCCGGAGCTGACCCGCGCCCGCCGGGACCGGATGCACCTGTCGGTGAATGGCCGGCCGGTCAGCCTGCCGCCGGAACTGGAGAAGGCGATCATTGACGGCTACGCCGAACTGCTGCCTGCCGGTCAGGCGCCGCTGTGCGTGCTGGACCTGACGCTGCCGCCGGAGGACGTGAACCCCAACGTCCACCCGGCCAAGGCGGTGGTGGCGCTGGCCGACCTGAGTCAGCTGGCCGGGCTGCTGAAGGAGGCGGTGGCGGCCGCCCTGCTGAGCACCCCGCTGGCCGGTCCCGCCCCGGCGCTGCGCATGCCCGGCGCCGCGCCGGCCCAGGCCAGCGGCCACTTCCCGGCGCTCACCGCGCTGGGTGTGCATGCCGAGCTGTACCTGCTGGCCGAGGGCGAGGGCGACCTGTGGATCGTGGACACCCACGCCGCCCACGAGCGGGTGCTGTATGAGCAGCTGGGCCGCGCACTGGACGAGACGCCGGCGCTGGAGCTGCCGGAGCCGGAGCTGCTGCAGCTGACGCCGGTCCAGCTGGCCCGCCTGCACGAACGCGGCGACGAGCTGAGAAGCTGGGGCCTGGACATCCAAGACTTTGGGGCGGGGCTGGCCCGGCTGCGCAGCCTGCCCGCCGCCTTTGCCGCGCTCGCCGTGCCACGCCTGCACGAACTGATCGTGGAGACGGCCCTGGGCGACCTGCCGGACCCACGCCGCGAACTGCTGGGCCGGCTGGCCTGTGCCCCGGCGCTGCGGGCCGGCCACGTCACGCTGGGGCTGGGCGCCCGGACGCTGGAGCAACTGGGCACCTGCGACCAGCCGTGGGCCTGTCCGCACGGCCGTCCCACGGTGCTGCGGCTCTCGGAGCGCGATCTGGCGCACGCCTTCGGCCGCCGCTCCCCGCGTGATCTGGCACGGGGCCGGGACGTGACGGAGCGTCCGGTGGTGGCCGAGGCAGCGGAATAG
- the mutS gene encoding DNA mismatch repair protein MutS: MLPVPQSVLKGTGHGTLPPMLEQYVALRDQHPDYLLLFQCGDFYETFGEDAERAARLMGLTLTHKSSKDFSTPMAGIPVRAADAHIERLLSQGVRVAVADQLEEPGSGLIERKVTQLLTPGTVTEERLLSADENFLAAVATGDGYALALLDVSTGEFRCASFGTRAALYDDLARWRAREVLLAPELSGNAALLADFQARFPVMLSQASFDEAQTQRELLDTLGELPASLNSPALLRACGAVLGYARSTQQGRLEMVRRVSRYEPGAHLRLGDWALRALEVFSPQTPQAGAQGTLIHVLSETRTAGGRRRLRAWLRAPMRDATSIGARQLALQALVRAPDIRHALRALLYRAHDLERLAARVATRRAGPREVAALARTLELLPEASALLEGQEGLLGSLAQRLGGLPDLVALIRAALVEDPPIRIGEGGLIREGFHEGLDALRREATAHRAWIAELETSERVRTGIPVLKVGYNSVFGYYLEVSSAHYAKVPTDYTQVATLKDRARFTRPDLREREREIARLEGAADRLEAEVYNELRDALSQHAERLSEAAGGLSELDVLAALAEIAASRGWVRPITTDGPLRLSQARHPVVEQALGERFVPNDVLLHPERRTLLITGPNMAGKSTYLRTVALCALLHQIGSFVPADQAELPLFDSIHTRIGASDDLAGGRSTFMVEMSELADILHGATGQSLVILDEVGRGTSTLDGQAIAQAALEALHRVGAYTLFATHYFELTRLEGQLPGLCNLHVAAEEETGEHGHLGLTFYHQVMPGAARQSYGVEVARLAGLPGSVTARAAQLLSGLNAQGDDGQLKRELASLDLSKMTPMDALMLLQTWQREARGEG, from the coding sequence ATGCTTCCGGTTCCCCAGAGCGTCCTGAAGGGGACAGGTCACGGCACGCTACCGCCGATGCTGGAGCAGTATGTGGCGCTGCGCGATCAGCATCCGGATTACCTGCTGCTGTTTCAGTGCGGCGACTTCTATGAGACCTTCGGTGAGGACGCGGAACGCGCCGCCCGCCTGATGGGCCTGACCCTGACCCACAAGTCGAGCAAGGACTTCTCGACCCCCATGGCCGGCATCCCGGTGCGGGCCGCCGACGCGCACATCGAGCGGCTGCTGTCGCAGGGGGTGCGGGTGGCGGTGGCCGATCAGCTGGAGGAGCCGGGCAGCGGCCTGATCGAGCGCAAGGTGACGCAGTTGCTCACGCCCGGCACCGTGACCGAGGAACGCCTGCTCAGCGCTGACGAGAACTTCCTGGCGGCTGTGGCGACCGGTGACGGCTACGCGCTGGCGCTGCTGGACGTCTCGACCGGCGAGTTCCGCTGCGCCAGCTTCGGTACCCGGGCGGCGCTCTACGACGACCTCGCCCGCTGGCGGGCCCGGGAGGTGCTGCTGGCGCCGGAATTGAGCGGGAACGCCGCGCTGCTCGCGGACTTCCAGGCGCGCTTCCCGGTGATGCTCTCCCAGGCGAGCTTCGATGAGGCCCAGACCCAGCGGGAGCTGCTGGATACCCTGGGAGAACTGCCGGCCAGCCTGAACAGTCCGGCCCTGCTGCGGGCCTGTGGAGCGGTGCTGGGCTACGCGCGCAGCACCCAGCAGGGCCGGCTGGAGATGGTGCGGCGCGTCTCACGCTACGAGCCGGGGGCGCACCTGCGGCTGGGCGACTGGGCGCTGCGGGCGCTGGAGGTGTTCAGCCCCCAGACGCCGCAGGCGGGGGCACAGGGCACCCTGATTCACGTGCTGTCCGAGACACGCACGGCGGGTGGACGGCGGCGGCTGCGGGCCTGGCTGCGCGCCCCGATGCGCGACGCCACCAGCATTGGGGCGCGTCAGCTGGCCCTGCAGGCGCTGGTGCGTGCGCCCGACATCCGCCACGCGCTGCGGGCGCTGCTCTACCGCGCCCACGACCTGGAACGGCTGGCGGCGCGGGTGGCGACCCGGCGGGCCGGGCCGCGCGAGGTGGCGGCGCTGGCCCGCACGCTGGAGCTGCTGCCGGAAGCCTCGGCGCTGCTGGAGGGGCAGGAGGGCCTGCTGGGCAGCCTGGCGCAGCGGCTGGGCGGCCTGCCGGACCTGGTGGCGCTGATCCGTGCTGCGCTGGTGGAGGACCCGCCGATTCGCATCGGGGAGGGCGGTCTGATCCGTGAGGGCTTCCACGAGGGGCTGGACGCGCTTCGGCGCGAGGCCACCGCCCACCGCGCCTGGATCGCGGAGCTGGAGACCAGCGAGCGGGTGCGCACCGGTATTCCGGTGCTGAAGGTGGGGTACAACAGCGTCTTCGGGTACTACCTGGAGGTGAGCAGCGCCCACTACGCCAAGGTGCCCACCGATTACACCCAGGTCGCCACCCTCAAGGACCGTGCCCGCTTCACCCGGCCGGACCTGCGCGAGCGCGAACGTGAGATCGCCCGGCTGGAAGGGGCCGCCGACCGGCTGGAGGCGGAGGTCTACAACGAGCTGAGGGACGCGCTGTCGCAGCACGCCGAGCGGCTCAGCGAGGCGGCCGGCGGCCTGAGCGAGCTGGACGTGCTGGCGGCCCTGGCCGAGATCGCCGCCAGCCGCGGCTGGGTCAGGCCCATCACGACGGACGGCCCGCTGCGGCTCAGTCAGGCGCGCCATCCGGTGGTGGAGCAGGCGCTGGGCGAGCGCTTCGTGCCGAACGACGTGCTGCTGCACCCGGAGCGCCGCACCCTGCTGATCACTGGCCCCAACATGGCCGGCAAGAGCACGTACCTGCGGACGGTGGCGCTGTGTGCGCTGCTGCATCAGATCGGCAGCTTCGTGCCCGCGGATCAGGCCGAGCTGCCGCTCTTTGACAGCATTCACACCCGCATCGGGGCCAGCGATGATCTGGCGGGCGGGCGAAGCACCTTCATGGTCGAGATGTCCGAGCTGGCGGACATCCTGCACGGCGCCACCGGCCAGAGTCTGGTGATTCTGGACGAGGTGGGGCGCGGCACCAGCACGCTGGACGGGCAGGCCATCGCTCAGGCGGCATTGGAGGCGCTGCACCGGGTCGGCGCGTATACCCTGTTCGCCACCCACTACTTCGAGCTGACCCGGCTGGAAGGGCAGCTGCCGGGCCTGTGCAACCTCCACGTGGCGGCGGAGGAGGAGACCGGCGAGCACGGCCACCTGGGCCTGACCTTCTACCACCAGGTGATGCCGGGAGCCGCCCGCCAGAGCTACGGGGTGGAGGTGGCGCGGCTGGCCGGCCTGCCGGGCAGCGTGACCGCCCGGGCTGCTCAGCTGCTGAGCGGCCTGAATGCCCAGGGCGACGACGGCCAGCTGAAGCGCGAACTGGCGAGCCTGGACCTCAGCAAGATGACGCCGATGGACGCGCTGATGCTGCTGCAGACCTGGCAACGGGAAGCGAGGGGCGAGGGGTAG
- a CDS encoding substrate-binding periplasmic protein — protein sequence MPSLRHARSITGVFARAVALGALLLGPGQGASLSQIQSGGVFRLAFSTPHPPLIAQEDGAFNGFAVELISLLARQMQVRTVTWQRVGTPELLVQGLQNKAYDAVIDTRLPQPLGGVNLTKPIACGGGVILARPGGPTQEQDLKGKRIAVVTGSSYFYYVRNLPFDKKISAFSDDAQALISFLAGAVDVLVTDRYAALKMYKQAGDKRVQVSPLLWSQDIDIVVTNSDDKEILSALNAGLKKLQKDGTYAKLSQKHFGQDVSCVL from the coding sequence ATGCCTTCACTTCGTCATGCTCGCTCGATCACCGGTGTCTTCGCCAGAGCTGTTGCCCTGGGTGCTCTCCTGCTTGGCCCAGGGCAGGGCGCCAGCCTCAGCCAGATTCAGTCGGGCGGGGTCTTCCGGCTGGCCTTCAGTACGCCACATCCGCCGCTGATTGCGCAGGAGGACGGTGCCTTCAACGGCTTTGCGGTTGAGCTGATCTCGCTGCTGGCCCGCCAGATGCAGGTTCGCACCGTCACGTGGCAGCGGGTGGGCACGCCGGAACTGCTGGTGCAGGGCCTGCAGAACAAGGCGTACGACGCCGTCATCGACACCCGCCTGCCTCAGCCGCTCGGCGGCGTCAACCTCACCAAGCCGATCGCGTGTGGCGGCGGCGTGATTCTGGCGCGTCCGGGCGGTCCCACGCAGGAGCAGGACCTGAAGGGCAAGCGCATCGCCGTGGTGACCGGCAGCAGCTACTTCTACTACGTCCGCAACCTGCCGTTCGACAAGAAGATCAGTGCCTTCTCGGACGACGCCCAGGCGCTGATCAGCTTTCTGGCCGGCGCGGTTGACGTGCTGGTCACTGACCGGTATGCGGCCCTGAAGATGTACAAGCAGGCCGGTGACAAGCGGGTGCAGGTGAGCCCGCTGCTGTGGTCGCAGGACATCGACATCGTGGTGACGAACAGCGACGACAAGGAAATCCTGTCGGCGCTCAACGCCGGCCTGAAAAAACTACAGAAGGATGGCACCTACGCCAAACTGAGCCAGAAACACTTCGGCCAGGACGTCAGCTGCGTGCTGTAA
- a CDS encoding VIT1/CCC1 transporter family protein, protein MTEEPLTTQTQDHEQSFVLQKIQPALLGLMDGSVSTLAPLFATAGLTGRPIDAFFVGLAASVGAGISMGLAEALSDDGKVSGRGHPTTRGIITGLATVLGGMLHTLPFLLPNLHTALTLAYVVVLVELLAISFIRYRYMRSPLPQTVMQVIVGGAVVFGVGVWLGRLGGGG, encoded by the coding sequence ATGACCGAGGAGCCGCTCACCACCCAGACGCAGGATCACGAGCAGAGTTTCGTGTTGCAGAAGATTCAGCCGGCGCTGCTGGGCCTGATGGACGGCTCGGTCAGCACCCTGGCGCCCCTGTTCGCCACGGCCGGCCTGACCGGACGGCCCATTGACGCGTTCTTTGTGGGGCTGGCGGCCAGCGTGGGAGCCGGCATCAGCATGGGGCTGGCCGAAGCGCTCAGCGACGACGGCAAGGTCTCGGGGCGCGGGCATCCCACCACCCGCGGCATCATCACCGGTCTGGCCACCGTGCTGGGCGGCATGCTGCACACCCTCCCCTTCCTGCTGCCAAACCTGCACACCGCCCTGACGCTCGCCTACGTGGTGGTGCTGGTGGAGCTGCTGGCCATCTCGTTTATCCGCTACCGCTACATGCGCAGCCCGCTGCCGCAGACGGTCATGCAGGTGATCGTGGGCGGCGCAGTGGTGTTCGGGGTGGGCGTGTGGCTGGGCCGGTTGGGGGGCGGCGGTTGA
- the rpmE gene encoding 50S ribosomal protein L31, whose protein sequence is MQKEIHPKAVPCKIYYQGKVVMETLSTRPEIHVDVWSGVHPFWTGESRFVDTEGRVDKFTKRFGDSYRRKK, encoded by the coding sequence ATGCAGAAAGAGATTCACCCCAAGGCCGTGCCCTGCAAGATCTACTACCAGGGCAAAGTTGTGATGGAAACCCTCTCGACCCGTCCGGAGATCCACGTGGACGTGTGGAGCGGCGTGCACCCCTTCTGGACCGGCGAGAGCCGCTTCGTGGACACCGAGGGGCGCGTGGACAAGTTCACCAAGCGCTTCGGCGACAGCTACCGCCGCAAGAAGTAA
- a CDS encoding thymidine kinase, with the protein MLKSPYHGGHLEVVVGPMFSGKSEELIRRLNRSIIARQQVAVFKPAIDDRYHAAHVASHSGQLTPALAVGNTAQVRQHLDAGLPDVVGFDEAQFFDAGLVPLALELADQGVRVVLAGLDLDFRGEPFGVMPELLSRAESVEKLTAICMVCGAPATRTQRLIGGQPAHYDDPVLLVGASERYEARCRVHHVVMR; encoded by the coding sequence ATGCTCAAGTCTCCTTACCACGGCGGCCACCTGGAGGTGGTCGTCGGTCCGATGTTCAGCGGCAAGAGCGAGGAACTGATTCGCCGGCTGAACCGCTCGATCATTGCCCGGCAGCAGGTGGCGGTCTTCAAGCCGGCCATCGACGACCGCTATCACGCCGCCCACGTCGCCAGCCACTCCGGACAGCTGACCCCAGCACTGGCGGTCGGCAACACCGCCCAGGTCCGGCAGCATCTGGATGCCGGATTGCCGGACGTGGTGGGCTTCGATGAAGCGCAGTTCTTCGACGCCGGGCTGGTGCCGCTGGCCCTCGAACTGGCCGATCAGGGCGTCCGGGTGGTGCTGGCCGGGCTGGACCTGGACTTCCGGGGCGAACCGTTCGGCGTGATGCCGGAGCTGCTGTCGCGGGCCGAGAGCGTCGAGAAGCTGACGGCCATCTGCATGGTCTGTGGCGCGCCTGCCACCCGCACGCAGCGCCTGATCGGTGGGCAGCCGGCCCACTACGACGACCCGGTGCTGCTGGTGGGCGCCTCGGAACGCTACGAGGCGCGCTGTAGGGTCCACCATGTGGTGATGCGCTGA